The following proteins are encoded in a genomic region of Brachypodium distachyon strain Bd21 chromosome 1, Brachypodium_distachyon_v3.0, whole genome shotgun sequence:
- the LOC100825159 gene encoding uncharacterized protein LOC100825159 encodes MSWLARSIATSLNIPDDSGPDDDPDAAVAAASSPSERIPPPPPLPHPLQSAAADGVKEDLTELSKTLSRQFWGVANFLAPPPGEASPSPSPSSADGRSTAAETPPEIAGIRNDFSEISGRFRTGISRISTHKAVSGFSTMASNFFASEDEEEELELLEAVNNEGKEDVRLNKEANEDEVRHGADDDEVGHSWEERVRLVVGDDEARHEWEPRAKHHVDDGVVWHQEADEPELNNERVRQEEEVEEWDAIGITDEVLAFATNIASHPETWLDFPLLPDDEDCDGPFSYFDMSDAQQEHALAIEHLAPRLAALRIELCPVHMSEECFWKTYFVLLHPRLSKHDAELLSTPQIVEARAMLMQCLQHKSKHETEHRGRDDFGMHSEEDASKHITEAFPYMRQQSAAVIPITDCEIEKHPIQVTEIAVVDKSVIKEQLTEDVTKTSNVLQETFDDDTDDWFDEEADLAGHSTILIGDEEDVSFSDLEDDDDDVK; translated from the exons atGTCATGGCTCGCACGCTCCATAGCCACCTCTCTCAACATCCCCGACGATTCGGGGCCCGATGATGACCCCGACGCGGCcgtcgccgctgcctcctctccctctgagcgcatcccgccgccgccgccgctcccccaCCCGCTTCAATCGGCCGCGGCGGACGGCGTCAAGGAGGATCTCACCGAGCTATCCAAAACCCTAAGTCGCCAATTTTGGGGTGTCGCCAACTTCCTCGCGCCCCCGCCCGGGGAGGCCTCGCCCTCACCTTCGCCTTCGTCCGCGGACGGTCGATCCACCGCTGCGGAGACGCCCCCCGAGATTGCGGGGATCCGGAACGACTTCTCGGAGATTAGCGGGAGGTTTAGGACTGGGATCTCGCGGATCTCTACCCACAAAGCCGTGTCGGGATTCTCCACTATGGCTTCCAATTTCTTCGCTTCTgaagacgaggaagaggaattGGAATTGCTGGAAGCGGTCAACAACGAGGGGAAGGAAGATGTGAGGTTAAATAAGGAAGCGAATGAGGACGAGGTGAGGCATGGggcagacgacgacgaggtggGGCATTCGTGGGAGGAGAGGGTACGATTAGTGGTGGGAGACGACGAGGCGAGACATGAATGGGAGCCAAGGGCAAAACACCATGTGGATGACGGCGTGGTATGGCATCAGGAGGCGGATGAACCCGAGTTGAACAATGAGAGGGTAAGACAAGAGGAGGAGGTAGAGGAGTGGGATGCGATTGGGATCACCGATGAGGTTCTCGCATTCGCCACGAACATTGCCAGTCACCCGGAGACCTGGCTCGACTTTCCTTTGCTCCCTGACGATGAGGACTGTGACGGCCCATTCTCAT ATTTTGACATGTCTGATGCTCAGCAAGAGCATGCATTGGCTATTGAGCACCTCGCTCCTAGATTAGCTGCTTTGCGCATTGAACTATGCCCAGTCCATATGAGTGAAGAATGCTTTTGGAAAACTTATTTTGTTCTTCTACATCCTAGGCTGAGCAAGCATGATGCTGAACTTCTGTCAACACCACAG ATTGTGGAAGCTAGAGCAATGCTTATGCAATGTTTGCAACACAAGTCAAAGCATGAAACAGAGCATAGAGGCAGGGATGATTTTGGAATGCATTCAGAAGAGGACGCCTCTAAACACATCACAGAGGCATTCCCATATATGCGACAACAATCAGCTGCTGTCATCCCGATAACAGATTGTGAGATTGAAAAACATCCTATCCAAGTAACTGAAATTGCAGTGGTGGACAAATCTGTCATCAAAGAACAGCTGACTGAGGATGTTACAAAGACATCCAATGTTTTGCAAGAAACCTTTGATGACGACACAGATGATTGGTTTGATGAGGAGGCCGATCTTGCTGGGCACAGCACCATTCTCATAGGCGATGAGGAAGATGTATCATTCAGTGATTtggaggatgatgatgatgatgtgaaATGA